From Salmo salar chromosome ssa04, Ssal_v3.1, whole genome shotgun sequence, one genomic window encodes:
- the LOC106603535 gene encoding uromodulin-like 1 codes for MSWMFSLSLAVALLDLCRGHSTLYKGYDLSMSSYHLCTGHESTVVSKVWSYKTSYSDRRLCGGWLPWKTCMVTLYKTAYWTEYMNVTEEVMRCCDGYEQVGSYCALPMNRSGEFTAKPGSCPKGVVDAPRNTGCEWDSDCPGWQKCCQREGHSFCTNPQHTGNRGCWFNVTVTVKTDYQQLISMDGGIMNHTRLLHSVVTGALDSSDVSVYYISSWPVGPFRTASSMLIGSPETLSLSNTTTKLHLLLKHIEEVTSVSVEDIDECTYAALSSCSRQADCANTEGSYSCTCHPGFTDLNPNNTGVDCQAAYLVTSALPSNATHTFRWANATESPPNSTSYQSWDSSFIDNLTAVATTTDRGMMLSSTHVPVTTHDLAITSSNRSETSTALTSWSSPTSLQNTTNNNTPTLPLSTSIPQTSMGPTVEDMYLSVSSLPPSTCHPTPTTNLQASNVTGFSFCLSWTGQSQSGLSFLVVLKEGSEVKGRWETKLSVWEVTGLQPGVLYNVTVTPCACGRHWASLLLLVKTAAQTLRATVRLTNVQFTDALLYPTSQEYQNLSRSIEKEILQSLPPYILALVNSGDVRVQITGLTPGSVVVNFIIIFTPSQSQVILQVSSALMQALQNSSIYTVDSNNTRIDDDDECSTGDMDCSPWAQCTNTWGSYSCLCLDGFTDSNPSRPGRGCSAPLTTTIPTMPITTPVQTTTAPATITTTTNTLVTTNNTVSTTTTYNTTSITSNNKTITTINTPVTTNNAVRINNTVSTATLILITTMTPVPTTTTTDVPTAMTTTVTSGLITTSLQPKTPTSLAILVSYTRGISVECRASYIIVTVARDFLEARHIGDSSLYLGRQECGVNKANSSHVQLTVAWDQCNTQLLYNSTHYTAQTTLFNSMDLQSLPDSKTRVPTVQLEVPIMCTFGRSILISAGYGPTGYDMIKDAVMGSGTFHVTVQLLNGMSPLPQNYSLSPEEDVVVEVSVNSTIDQIIVVINKCWATQSSNPLEPTIYLFLENSCPLPNTYTTVLENGNSSKSRLSLRIFSYVNLNVIYLHCQIHICVETGSATCQPDCIERTERFSNLMGTGKATCGPFLRSHQVSVKESSVTLRLVDYILLGIGLFLLFVGSLSFLFFCYRKRIGTYSFSLKPKQENFTYHVFDA; via the exons ATGAGTTGGATGTTCTCTCTCAGTCTGGCCGTGGCTCTTCTTGACCTCTGTAGGGGACACAGCACTTTGTATAAAG GATATGACCTGTCTATGTCCAGCTACCACCTGTGTACTGGACATGAGAGCACGGTGGTGAGTAAAGTGTGGTCCTATAAGACCTCCTACAGCGACCGGAGGTTGTGTGGAGGATGGCTACCCTGGAAGACGTGTATGGTCACTCTTTACAAAACAGCCTATTGGACTGAGTACATGAATGTCACCGAGGAGGTTATGAGGTGCTGTGACGGCTATGAACAAGTGGGCAGCTACTGTGCTTTAC CTATGAACAGAAGTGGAGAGTTCACTGCCAAACCAGGCTCCTGCCCCAAGGGTGTAGTGGACGCACCCAGGAATACAGGGTGTGAATGGGACTCAGACTGCCCAGGGTGGCAAAAGTGCTGCCAGAGAGAGGGCCACTCTTTTTGCACCAACCCTCAACATACAG GCAATAGAGGCTGTTGGTTCAACGTCACTGTGACTGTGAAGACAGATTACCAGCAGCTGATATCCATGGACGGGGGAATCATGAACCACACAAGGCTTTTGCACTCTGTG GTGACCGGAGCCCTGGACTCCTCTGACGTCTCTGTATACTACATCAGCTCCTGGCCTGTAGGACCATTTAGAACCGCTTCATCTATGCTGATTGGTTCCCCTGAAACTCTGTCCTTGTCCAACACGACCACAAAGCTGCACCTTCTTCTCAAACACATTGAAGAAGTCACCTCTGTGTCAGTTGAAG ATATAGATGAGTGTACCTATGCTGCTCTCAGCAGCTGCTCACGTCAAGCAGACTGTGCCAACACAGAGGGCTCCTACAGCTGCACCTGCCATCCTGGATTCACTGATCTGAACCCCAACAACACAGGGGTAGACTGCCAAG CTGCTTACCTTGTGACCTCAGCCCTGCCCAGTAATGCCACTCATACGTTTCGGTGGGCCAATGCAACAGAGTCGCCACCCAACAGCACCAGCTATCAGTCCTGGGACTCCAGCTTTATTGATAACCTAACAGCCGTAGCTACAACCACAGACAGGGGCATGATGCTGAGCTCCACCCATGTACCTGTTACCACACATGACCTAGCTATAACCAGCTCCAACAGGTCTGAGACCAGTACAGCTCTCACATCCTGGAGTAGTCCCACCTCACTGCAGAATACCACTAACAACAACACTCCTACCCTACCCCTCTCCACCTCCATACCCCAAACCAGCATGGGACCTACTGTGGAGGACATGTATCTGAGTGTATcctcactaccaccatccacatgCC ACCCAACCCCCACCACCAACTTGCAGGCCTCCAATGTTACTGGCTTCTCTTTCTGCCTGTCCTGGACTGGCCAATCCCAGAGCGGGCTCAGCTTCCTCGTGGTGTTGAAggaggggtcagaggtcaagggACGCTGGGAGACAAAGCTGTCCGTCTGGGAGGTGACAGGGCTGCAACCTGGGGTTCTCTACAATGTCACTGTCACTCCTTGTGCCTGTGGGAGACATTGGGCCAGCCTTCTGCTGCTGGTTAAAACTG CTGCACAGACACTTCGAGCAACAGTTCGCCTGACCAACGTGCAGTTCACTGATGCCTTGCTGTACCCCACTAGCCAGGAGTATCAGAATCTCAGTCGTAGTATTGAGAAAGAG ATCCTCCAGTCTCTCCCTCCTTATATCCTGGCCCTGGTGAACTCAGGAGATGTGAGGGTTCAGATCACAGGCCTGACTCCTGGCAGTGTAGTAGTGAActtcatcatcatcttcacaCCCAGTCAGTCCCAGGTCATCCTGCAGGTGTCCTCTGCTCTGATGCAGGCCCTACAGAACAGCTCCATATACACTGTTGACAGCAACAACACCCGTATAGATG ATGATGATGAGTGCAGTACAGGGGACATGGACTGCTCCCCATGGGCCCAGTGCACTAACACCTGGGGCTCCTACAGCTGTCTCTGTCTGGACGGATTCACTGACTCCAACCCCTCCAGGCCAGGACGGGGCTGTTCAG CACCTTTGACCACAACCATACCTACAATGCCCATCACGACACCTGTCCAGACGACCACAGCTCCAGCTACAATCACAACCACAACCAACACTCTGGTTacaaccaacaatacagtttcaACCACTACAACCTACAATACAACCTCAATCACATCCAACAATAAAACTATAACTACAATCAACACACCAGTTACAACCAACAATGCCGTTAGAATCAACAACACTGTTTCAACCGCTACTCTAATCCTAATCACAACCATGACCCCAGTTCCaaccacaaccaccactgacGTTCCTACAGCAATGACCACCACTGTGACTAGCGGTCTCATCACAACGAGTCTGCAGCCTAAGACTCCAACATCTTTGGCTATTCTGGTTTCTTATACGAGGGGCATCTCTGTGGAGTGCAGGGCCAGCTATATCATCGTGACAGTTGCGAGGGACTTCCTGGAGGCGAGGCACATTGGGGACTCTTCCCTCTACCTGGGGAGACAGGAGTGTGGCGTGAACAAAGCGAACAGCAGCCATGTCCAGCTGACGGTGGCTTGGGACCAGTGTAACACACAGCTCTTATAT AATAGCACTCATTACACTGCTCAGACGACTCTGTTCAATTCCATGGATCTCCAGAGCCTGCCCGACAGCAAAACGAGAGTTCCTACAGTACAGCTGGAGGTCCCCATCATGTGTACATTTGGGAGGAGCATCCTCATCTCTGCGGGTTATGGCCCCACAGG GTATGACATGATCAAAGATGCCGTCATGGGCTCAGGGACTTTCCATGTGACGGTTCAGCTCCTGAATGGAATGTCCCCTCTCCCTCAGAACTACAGCCTGTCTCCCGAGGAGGACGTTGTGGTCGAGGTCAGCGTCAACTCCACAATTGACCAGATCATAGTGGTCATCAACAAGTGCTGGGCCACCCAGAGCAGCAACCCCTTGGAACCAACAATTTACTTGTTCCTGGAAAACAG CTGTCCCCTCCCCAACACATACACCACAGTCTTGGAGAACGGCAACTCCAGCAAGTCTCGCCTGTCCCTTCGCATCTTCTCCTACGTCAACCTCAATGTCATCTACTTGCACTGCCAGATTCATATCTGTGTTGAGACTGGCTCAGCCACCTGCCAGCCT GATTGTATTGAGCGGACAGAAAGATTTTCTAATCTAATGGGAACGGGAAAAGCAACCTGTGGACCATTCCTTCGATCACACCAAG TGTCCGTCAAAGAGAGCTCTGTTACTCTTCGTCTGGTGGACTACATCTTACTGGGAATAGGACTGTTCCTCCTCTTCGTCGGGAGTCTCTCGTTCTTGTTCTTCTGCTACAGGAAGCGAATTGGAACCTACAGCTTCAGCCTCAAACCCAAGCAAGAGAACTTTACCTATCATGTTTTTGATGCTTAG
- the LOC106603531 gene encoding zinc finger and BTB domain-containing protein 21: protein MTSNSRWMESRLPHTQHNSDIKSLVCCVETERIHRVRMESLVHYSNPSHGLSVLGMLNEQRLKGQLCDTVLVVGDQRYQAHRSVLAASSEYFQSLFTRRLSDTHKVIQLDFCEPEAFEVVLNYIYSSSLFVDRGSLAAIQEMGYSLGIPFLTNIMSTRPHVSYSVSRKRLSFSEEDDNDSQLRSVIMRQNRGGDSPGPSRYSSNYQGEPSGHRKPNESARNTASNPRKSAEATSEGSDSKPISSYASILKGKTSSRTGSSVRPQLTSSVSFSESPTVMLQTESDLSTKEEEEEQRLYRPNTKIQGSAGEPSQTIDRSGPLIKSLLRRSLSMDSPVPVFSPTLELNKLQGREQSVVKMVAKTEEGTQSEHKHSVKVVPPLLLRSRHHSRYDDEEETQGEVFHVKTEPSSPLSDPSEIIRITVGDSLPVNLKDIEINFDQGPTKPFYNLPGKRKVRRDNRRYPFKKSKGVNKHDLPREDDNNMSESVPHNSNMDDNDGDWTDEPRQSKMFKCWNCLKLFRSKAGLHRHVNMYHNPDKPYACDICHKRFHTNFKVWTHCQTQHGVVQNPASSSSSFQLDEKFQRKLIDIVREREIKKALLMKLRRNKQGSQSQVFAKKGGLRSRSNLICPYCGKTFLFLSQFKQHLKTHPAERANQETERESSLCQKDQDQDQPGQRENIDTEVYSCRLCNEKLSSHFEQGDHERGCRHATVCPYCGLRFSSPAVKKEHEAHCKYKKLTCLECMRTFKSSFSIWRHQVEVHNHNIMTVKEQLSHQEEINGEVSDHLGRPLHTQESVGAGSSREDIIYSDSSGPPMFDSEDSSSFVAEDLSVSQHKNDHHGELTVKEEPIEEAVSEREDMTSGASIEPEEPGVWPCEKCGKLFSGHKDLERHQELLCHIKPFICHICNKAFRTNFRLWSHFQSHMSTSDEPGVREVDDRRPSSPSPSPPPAVTQATGCPAPHVSPPKPMEAEPVVATSVVAKEEEKPVSLSSMPRTKRPEMDRSYSSPLPKTDSVDNPLTPQESETFFYHAPTLSALTFKRQYMCKLCHRTFKTAFSLWSHEQSHSHI, encoded by the exons ATGACGTCAAATTCAAGATGGATGGAATCACGACTACCACACACTCAACATAATTCTGATATAAAGTCTTTAGTGTGCTGCGTGGAAACAGAACGAATACATAGGG TCAGAATGGAGAGTCTGGTGCACTATAGTAATCCCTCCCATGGCCTCTCGGTCTTGGGGATGCTCAATGAGCAGCGCCTGAAGGGGCAGCTCTGTGACACAGTCTTGGTTGTCGGGGATCAGAGGTACCAAGCCCACAGGAGTGTGCTTGCTGCCAGCAGTGAGTATTTCCAATCCCTGTTCACACGAAGGCTGTCTGACACCCACAAAGTGATACAGTTGGACTTCTGTGAGCCTGAGGCCTTTGAGGTAGTGCTGAATTACATATACTCATCCTCCCTCTTCGTGGACAGAGGCAGCCTGGCAGCCATCCAGGAGATGGGATACAGTCTAGGAATTCCCTTTCTAACCAACATCATGTCAACAAGGCCGCATGTGTCTTACTCCGTCTCCAGAAAAAGGTTGTCCTTCTCAGAGGAAGATGACAACGACAGCCAGCTGAGGAGTGTCATTATGCGCCAGAACCGAGGTGGTGATTCTCCCGGCCCCAGTCGCTACAGTTCAAATTATCAAGGAGAGCCCTCAGGACACAGGAAACCAAACGAATCAGCCAGGAACACTGCATCCAATCCCAGAAAATCAGCTGAAGCAACTAGTGAGGGTTCTGATAGCAAGCCCATCAGTTCATATGCCTCCATCTTAAAGGGGAAGACATCATCACGCACAGGGTCATCAGTAAGGCCCCAGCTCACCTCCTCAGTCTCCTTCAGTGAATCTCCAACAGTCATGTTACAGACTGAGTCTGATCTAAGcactaaagaagaggaggaggagcagaggctCTACAGACCCAACACAAAAATTCAGGGCTCGGCAGGGGAGCCTAGCCAGACCATTGACAGGAGTGGCCCACTCATAAAAAGCCTGCTGCGCAGGTCATTATCCATGGACAGTCCCGTCCCAGTCTTCTCCCCAACACTGGAGCTCAATAAGCTGCAAGGCCGGGAACAGTCTGTTGTTAAGATGGTGGCAAAGACAGAGGAAGGGACTCAGAGTGAGCACAAACACAGTGTGAAAGTGGTTCCGCCGCTACTTCTCAGATCAAGGCACCACAGTAGGTATGATGATGAAGAAGAAACTCAGGGAGAGGTGTTCCATGTGAAGACAGAACCTAGCAGCCCACTGTCTGACCCCTCAGAGATCATTAGAATCACAGTAGGGGATTCTCTACCAGTAAACCTAAAAGACATTGAAATTAAttttgaccaaggccctactAAGCCATTTTATAATCTCCCTGGAAAGAGAAAGGTGAGAAGAGACAACAGAAGGTACCCATTCAAGAAGTCCAAAGGTGTGAACAAACATGATTTACCACGTGAAGATGACAATAACATGTCAGAATCTGTACCACACAACTCCAACATGGATGACAATGATGGAGACTGGACCGATGAGCCCAGGCAGAGCAAGATGTTTAAATGCTGGAACTGTTTAAAATTGTTCAGATCCAAAGCTGGACTGCACCGCCATGTTAACATGTATCACAACCCAGATAAGCCATATGCTTGTGACATCTGCCACAAACGCTTCCACACCAACTTTAAAGTCTGGACCCACTGCCAAACCCAGCACGGAGTGGTACAAAACCCTGCTTCATCCTCCAGCTCGTTCCAGCTGGATGAAAAGTTTCAGAGGAAGCTGATTGATAttgtgcgagagagagaaattaagaaAGCCTTGCTCATGAAGCTGAGGAGGAATAAGCAGGGTTCGCAGTCTCAGGTGTTTGCCAAAAAAGGTGGCCTGAGGTCCAGGTCAAATTTGATATGCCCTTACTGTGGGAAAACGTTTTTGTTTCTGTCTCAGTTCAAGCAGCATTTGAAGACACACCCTGCAGAGAGGGCCAAccaagagactgagagagagagcagtctctGCCAaaaggaccaggaccaggaccagcccGGTCAGAGAGAGAACATAGACACAGAGGTTTACTCCTGCAGGCTCTGCAATGAGAAGCTGTCCTCTCACTTTGAGCAGGGAGACCACGAGAGGGGCTGTCGACACGCAACCGTGTGCCCGTACTGTGGCCTCCGATTCTCCAGCCCAGCGGTTAAAAAAGAGCATGAAGCACACTGCAAGTACAAGAAACTGACATGCCTGGAGTGCATGCGGACCTTCAAGTCCTCCTTTAGCATATGGAGACACCAGGTGGAGGTTCATAACCACAACATTATGACTGTTAAGGAACAGCTGAGCCATCAGGAGGAGATCAATGGAGAAGTATCTGACCACCTCGGAAGGCCGCTCCATACCCAGGAGTCTGTGGGAGCGGGGAGCTCCAGAGAGGACATCATCTACAGTGACTCTTCAGGTCCGCCTATGTTCGACTCAGAGGATTCTTCATCATTCGTGGCCGAGGACTTGAGTGTTAGCCAGCATAAGAACGACCATCATGGCGAGCTGACAGTGAAGGAGGAGCCCATTGAGGAGGCTGTGAGCGAGAGGGAGGACATGACGTCTGGGGCCTCCATCGAGCCCGAGGAGCCAGGTGTTTGGCCATGTGAAAAATGTGGCAAGCTCTTCAGTGGCCACAAAGACCTGGAGCGCCACCAGGAGCTGCTGTGCCACATCAAACCCTTCATCTGTCACATCTGCAATAAGGCCTTCAGGACCAACTTTCGTCTTTGGAGCCACTTCCAGTCCCACATGTCCACCTCCGATGAACCTGGAGTGAGAGAGGTCGATGATAGGCGCCCTTcgtctccctccccctcaccacCACCGGCGGTCACACAAGCAACTGGATGTCCTGCCCCACACGTTTCTCCACCTAAACCAATGGAGGCAGAGCCAGTGGTAGCTACATCTGTGGTAgctaaggaggaggagaagccTGTAAGCTTGTCGTCAATGCCCAGGACCAAGAGGCCGGAGATGGACAGATCATACAGTAGCCCCCTACCCAAGACGGATAGTGTGGATAATCCTCTCACCCCTCAGGAATCAGAAACCTTTTTTTACCATGCTCCCACTCTCTCTGCCCTCACGTTTAAGAGGCAGTACATGTGTAAGCTCTGCCACAGGACATTCAAGACTGCCTTCAGTCTTTGGAGCCATGAGCAGAGCCATAGCCACATTTGA
- the LOC106603532 gene encoding autophagy-related protein 101 — MNCRSEALEVSVEGRQVDEAMLALLHTILLHRSTGKFHYKKEGTYSIGTVGTQDIDCDFIDFSFVRVSSDELDRAIRKAVGEFKDAMGNGTDGMGQISLEFYQKKKSRWPFSDECIPWEVWSIKVNVVNLANEQERQICREKVGEKLGEKVINIVEVINRHEYLPKMPTQSEVDNVFDTSLKDVQPYLYKITFQITDTLGTSVSTTMRRLIKDTLAL; from the exons ATGAACTGCCGTTCGGAGGCTCTGGAAGTGTCGGTGGAGGGAAGACAGGTGGACGAGGCCATGTTGGCTCTGTTGCACACTATCTTACTGCATCGCAGCACTGGGAAATTTCACTACAAGAAAGAGGGCACCTACTCCATTGGTACTGTTGGCACACAGGACATTGACTGCGACTTTATTGATTTCAGTTTTGTTCGTGTTTCTTCTGATGAGCTTGACAGGGCCATCAGGAAAGCAGTAGGAGAATTCAAG GATGCCATGGGCAATGGGACGGATGGAATGGGACAAATCTCACTGGAGTTCTACCAGAAAAAAAAGTCCCGCTGGCCTTTCTCTGATGAGTGTATTCCCTGGGAGGTCTGGAGCATCAAGGTCAATGTTGTCAACCTGGCCAACGAGCAGGAGAGACAGATCTGCCGGGAGAAAGTAGGCGAGAAGCTGGGTGAGAAGGTGATCAACATCGTGGAAGTGATCAACCGGCACGAGTACCTACCCAAGATGCCCACCCAGTCGGAAGTGGACAATGTGTTCGACACCAGCCTCAAAGATGTCCAGCCTTACCTGTACAAAATCACTTTTCAGATCACTGATACGCTGGGCACCTCAGTGAGCACCACCATGAGAAGGCTAATAAAAGACACCTTAGCACTGTGA